From Gimesia panareensis, the proteins below share one genomic window:
- a CDS encoding DUF1501 domain-containing protein, translating to MKRNQGCHSLDHQIARRQFMAGAAGGAVCLGLSDLSAHAETVKGQHKRILQVYLQGGVSQLESWDPKPGTEFGGPFRAIPTSVPGMHISELLPHTAQRMHLLSIVRSINIKTNDHSQGRLFMEKGRRAGEYPYVGSIASRYLAPVNSDLPGYIHISTRGLSDATSAFLGAQHAQLKFEGVKPPQNLGLPKNLNETANNRRLQLRQQFNQQFRQGRRKSQTETFDASFQQASKLMARKSFFEKAPADKDLERYGKHDFGRNCLLARTLLENNATCVKVTHHGYDSHAENFNFHLEQLGEFDKTFSMLLDDLHERGMLESTLVMVYSEFGRTPKINVRYGRDHWGTAWSIALGGCGIQPGAVIGKTNDKGTAVADREVDAGHLFHTYLQALGIDSTRDHDIRGRSIPIGDPTTQPIKELLA from the coding sequence ATGAAACGCAATCAAGGATGCCATTCACTGGATCACCAGATCGCCCGGCGTCAGTTTATGGCGGGGGCGGCCGGCGGTGCAGTCTGTCTGGGACTGTCTGATCTGTCCGCGCACGCGGAAACCGTGAAAGGACAGCATAAACGAATCCTGCAGGTCTATCTCCAGGGGGGCGTCAGTCAGTTGGAATCCTGGGACCCCAAGCCCGGAACCGAATTCGGTGGGCCATTCCGAGCGATCCCCACGTCAGTCCCCGGGATGCATATTTCCGAACTGCTCCCGCACACAGCGCAGCGCATGCACCTGCTCTCTATCGTGCGCAGTATCAACATCAAAACCAATGATCATTCGCAGGGTCGACTGTTCATGGAGAAGGGAAGACGGGCAGGCGAATATCCCTATGTCGGATCCATTGCCTCCCGGTATCTGGCCCCTGTGAACAGTGACTTACCCGGTTATATTCACATCTCCACCCGCGGTTTGAGCGATGCGACTTCAGCCTTCCTGGGCGCGCAGCATGCCCAGTTAAAATTCGAAGGTGTCAAGCCGCCTCAGAATCTGGGCTTGCCCAAAAATCTGAATGAGACCGCGAACAACCGTCGCCTGCAATTACGTCAGCAGTTCAATCAGCAGTTTCGCCAGGGACGCCGCAAGTCACAGACAGAAACATTCGACGCCTCTTTTCAGCAGGCCTCCAAGCTCATGGCCCGCAAGTCCTTTTTCGAGAAGGCCCCTGCTGACAAAGATCTGGAACGCTACGGTAAACACGATTTCGGTCGCAACTGTCTGCTCGCCAGAACCCTGCTGGAGAATAACGCCACCTGCGTCAAAGTCACTCATCACGGCTACGATTCGCATGCCGAAAACTTCAATTTCCATCTCGAGCAACTGGGGGAGTTCGACAAAACATTCTCGATGCTGCTCGATGACCTGCACGAGCGGGGCATGCTGGAGAGTACTCTGGTGATGGTCTACTCCGAATTCGGCAGAACCCCGAAGATTAATGTCCGTTACGGTCGGGATCACTGGGGCACCGCCTGGTCGATTGCCTTGGGAGGTTGCGGTATTCAGCCGGGGGCGGTCATCGGCAAGACCAATGACAAAGGCACGGCAGTGGCCGACCGGGAAGTCGACGCCGGTCATCTGTTTCACACGTACCTGCAGGCACTGGGCATTGATTCCACCCGCGATCATGACATCCGCGGCAGATCCATTCCCATTGGCGATCCCACCACACAACCCATCAAGGAGTTGTTAGCATGA
- a CDS encoding WD40 repeat domain-containing protein has protein sequence MNQQQIGTSEPLVAAKPVIDYNAVDPLLTHLTAEFKHKFPLTSCKVDPTGTHLVAGAEDLEIQVWNINTKSQRTLKGHTSWVRCFDFSQDGKTLYSACWGGEIKAWNLADAEPKPILSIQAHQGSARWVRVSPDQTKLATCGNDLLVKVWNISDGKLLHRFAGHERHVYAVDFHPDGQQMASQDLMGVIHVWDLNTGKKVRSIDAGVMTGYDNKFAADMGGARDFKFSPDGSELASAGITKVVNSFAGVQDPIIMLFDWKTGKATAQLKPDKSFQGIAWGVRFHPEGFLIGAGANRSGKGELWFRKPGEEEFFHTMPLPKAARGLDLLHDGRHLAVAHSDGAARIYRMTEKQPA, from the coding sequence ATGAATCAGCAACAGATCGGGACCTCCGAGCCGCTCGTCGCAGCGAAGCCAGTGATCGACTATAACGCCGTCGATCCACTCCTGACTCACCTGACGGCTGAGTTCAAACATAAGTTTCCCCTGACCTCCTGCAAAGTCGATCCCACCGGGACGCATCTGGTCGCAGGAGCTGAAGATCTGGAAATTCAGGTCTGGAACATAAACACCAAGTCACAGCGAACCTTAAAGGGGCACACCAGCTGGGTACGCTGTTTTGATTTCTCCCAGGATGGCAAAACGCTGTATTCAGCCTGCTGGGGCGGTGAGATCAAAGCCTGGAATCTGGCTGACGCAGAACCCAAACCGATACTGAGTATTCAGGCACACCAGGGATCTGCCCGCTGGGTCCGGGTGTCCCCCGACCAGACGAAACTGGCGACCTGTGGTAACGATCTGCTGGTGAAGGTCTGGAACATCAGTGACGGCAAACTGCTGCACAGATTCGCCGGACACGAACGACACGTCTATGCGGTCGATTTTCATCCGGACGGTCAGCAGATGGCCTCGCAGGATCTGATGGGAGTCATCCACGTCTGGGATCTGAACACCGGGAAAAAAGTCCGCAGCATTGATGCCGGTGTCATGACCGGATACGACAACAAATTTGCCGCGGATATGGGCGGAGCCCGCGATTTCAAATTCAGTCCCGACGGCAGCGAACTGGCCAGTGCCGGTATCACGAAGGTGGTCAATTCCTTCGCTGGTGTCCAGGATCCAATCATCATGCTGTTCGACTGGAAAACTGGCAAAGCCACGGCTCAACTCAAGCCGGACAAGTCATTCCAGGGAATTGCCTGGGGGGTCCGTTTTCATCCGGAAGGCTTCCTGATCGGTGCAGGGGCGAACCGGAGCGGTAAAGGCGAACTCTGGTTCCGCAAACCAGGGGAAGAGGAATTCTTCCACACCATGCCGCTCCCCAAAGCGGCACGTGGACTGGATCTGCTGCATGACGGACGCCATCTGGCCGTAGCCCATTCGGATGGCGCTGCCCGCATTTATCGTATGACCGAAAAACAGCCCGCGTAA
- a CDS encoding DUF1549 domain-containing protein — protein sequence MVLVLTGAAPTVSAKPPLHQQIDSLIAAGNPQFEQQAAPLADDATFLRRVTLDLTGTIPTADEVRTFVADSAPDKRSQLIDQLLASPEHARRLQYLFDTMLMERRPSKYVKSAEWEEYLRQAFLENRPWDELVHEMLTVDGTDKATRPAARFLLDRELKSEVVTRDLGRIFLGRDLECAQCHDHPNVNDYLQRHYHGLNAFLSRSYLFKDPKTKLASIGEKAEGQVSFTSVFTNEEGKTAPRILDLPEIPDPADMKDAYKVKPAKNVRSVPVYSRRLQLAEALTGSENQAFQKNIVNRVWAIMLGQGLVEPLDMWHSDNPPTHPQIVKLLTEELQSHDYNLRYLFRELALTKTYQRQSHVSPEAKLPEKNLYGMGLLKPLTPEQLAWSMMQATGVSTATLEGLQAKQRKVDEKKKTKLADDPLWQEETLHTALQGNVTAFVRTFGIVGAQTSRFDASADQALFLLNGTTIQAWLSPSGNRLTARLKKLKQPAEIAEELYLSVFSRFPTETEIKQVSKFLKSNPKYSDQDLQQLVWAALSSDEFRFNH from the coding sequence CCACGTTCCTCAGAAGGGTCACACTTGATCTGACGGGAACGATTCCGACTGCCGACGAAGTGCGGACCTTCGTCGCTGATTCTGCTCCCGATAAACGCAGCCAGCTGATTGATCAGTTACTCGCCTCTCCCGAGCATGCCCGGCGGTTACAGTACCTGTTCGATACAATGTTGATGGAACGCCGACCGAGCAAGTATGTAAAGTCAGCGGAATGGGAAGAGTACCTGCGTCAGGCCTTTCTGGAGAACCGTCCCTGGGATGAACTCGTGCATGAAATGCTGACCGTGGACGGGACAGACAAGGCCACGCGCCCCGCTGCCCGCTTTCTGCTGGACCGGGAACTGAAGTCCGAAGTCGTGACCCGCGATCTGGGACGCATTTTTCTGGGACGCGATCTGGAATGTGCCCAATGTCACGATCATCCCAATGTGAACGACTACCTGCAGCGGCACTACCACGGTCTGAATGCCTTTCTGAGCCGCAGCTATCTCTTTAAAGATCCCAAGACCAAACTGGCCTCGATTGGTGAAAAGGCCGAAGGACAGGTTTCGTTTACCTCGGTCTTTACCAACGAAGAAGGCAAGACCGCCCCGCGGATTCTGGACCTACCCGAAATTCCTGATCCGGCGGACATGAAAGACGCTTATAAGGTCAAGCCGGCCAAGAATGTCCGTTCGGTCCCGGTTTACAGTCGCCGCCTGCAACTGGCAGAGGCTCTGACCGGTTCAGAGAACCAGGCCTTTCAAAAGAACATCGTCAACCGGGTCTGGGCTATCATGCTGGGACAGGGGCTGGTGGAGCCGCTCGATATGTGGCACTCAGATAATCCGCCCACGCATCCCCAAATTGTCAAACTCTTAACGGAAGAACTGCAGAGCCACGATTACAATCTTCGCTATCTGTTCCGGGAGCTTGCTCTGACGAAAACCTATCAGCGACAAAGCCACGTCTCGCCTGAGGCCAAGCTTCCTGAGAAAAATCTTTACGGCATGGGGCTGCTTAAACCGCTGACACCAGAGCAACTTGCCTGGTCGATGATGCAGGCCACCGGGGTGAGCACAGCCACGCTCGAAGGTCTGCAGGCAAAGCAGCGCAAAGTCGATGAGAAAAAGAAAACCAAACTGGCAGACGATCCTCTCTGGCAGGAAGAAACCCTGCATACTGCTTTGCAGGGAAATGTGACGGCGTTTGTCAGAACCTTTGGAATCGTTGGTGCTCAGACCTCACGCTTCGATGCTTCCGCTGATCAGGCCCTGTTTTTATTAAATGGCACCACGATCCAGGCCTGGTTGTCCCCCTCAGGCAATCGTCTGACGGCGCGTCTGAAGAAGTTGAAACAGCCGGCAGAGATCGCAGAAGAGCTTTATCTTTCTGTCTTTTCGCGGTTCCCCACCGAAACGGAAATCAAACAGGTCAGCAAATTTCTCAAGAGCAACCCGAAATACTCCGATCAGGATCTGCAGCAACTGGTCTGGGCGGCACTCTCTTCTGATGAGTTTCGCTTCAATCATTAA